From one Paenibacillus terrae HPL-003 genomic stretch:
- a CDS encoding prephenate dehydrogenase gives MKIAIFGVGLIGGSLALCFKGKPGITVVGHAHLPELMEPMLSRGVVDTATLSVEEAAEDADFVFVCVPVGLLEHYLELLSRLPLKEGCIITDVGSTKSSIAKKASEISLRNAYFIGGHPMAGSERSGVKAASALLFENAYYVLSPAEGVPEEAYSSLEHLLKYTGAQVVRVQPDMHDDIVGAISHLPHIIAAALVNQVRKHNDENPLYRTLAAGGFRDITRIASSDPIVWRDILLSNRDVLLGLLEEWNGQIERFTHLLRIQDGEGIADEFLTAGHFRSELPERRKGVIVSTFDLYIDVPDTPGIIGRIATELGDNSINLSNMQIIESREDVPGIMRLSFRQERDWERAKALLDSMSYKVVV, from the coding sequence ATGAAGATTGCCATTTTCGGCGTGGGACTGATCGGTGGGTCCCTTGCGCTTTGTTTTAAAGGGAAGCCGGGCATTACCGTTGTCGGTCATGCTCATCTCCCCGAACTCATGGAGCCGATGTTGAGCCGTGGTGTCGTGGACACTGCGACTCTTTCGGTTGAAGAGGCGGCAGAGGATGCCGATTTTGTTTTTGTATGCGTACCTGTCGGCTTACTGGAGCATTATCTGGAGCTGTTAAGCAGGCTGCCGCTTAAAGAGGGTTGTATTATTACCGATGTAGGCAGTACAAAATCGTCGATTGCCAAAAAAGCGTCGGAAATCTCTTTACGTAATGCTTATTTTATTGGTGGCCATCCGATGGCCGGCTCGGAGCGTTCCGGTGTGAAGGCTGCTTCTGCGTTGCTGTTTGAGAATGCCTACTATGTACTTTCCCCCGCAGAAGGTGTGCCTGAGGAAGCCTACAGTTCGCTGGAGCATCTGTTGAAATATACAGGAGCTCAGGTTGTGCGTGTCCAGCCTGATATGCACGATGACATTGTCGGGGCAATCAGCCATCTTCCACATATTATTGCAGCGGCACTGGTGAATCAGGTGCGCAAGCACAATGACGAAAATCCGTTGTACCGTACGCTGGCTGCTGGCGGCTTCCGCGATATTACGCGAATTGCTTCCAGTGATCCTATTGTGTGGCGGGACATTTTGCTGAGCAATCGTGATGTTTTGCTAGGTCTGCTGGAAGAGTGGAACGGGCAGATTGAACGTTTTACCCATTTACTGAGAATACAAGACGGAGAGGGAATCGCTGACGAGTTTTTGACGGCGGGACATTTCCGCAGTGAACTGCCGGAACGTCGCAAAGGTGTCATCGTCTCAACGTTTGATCTGTATATTGATGTACCGGATACTCCGGGGATTATCGGTCGAATTGCAACAGAGCTGGGGGATAACAGCATTAACCTGAGCAATATGCAAATCATCGAAAGCCGGGAGGATGTTCCCGGTATTATGCGGCTTTCCTTCCGCCAAGAACGGGACTGGGAGCGCGCCAAGGCATTGCTGGATTCAATGAGCTATAAAGT
- the hisC gene encoding histidinol-phosphate transaminase, giving the protein MQPKPHIVHLPVYQPGKPIEDVKRELGLDEVIKLASNENPYGSSPKVLQAIQEEFANISVYPDGSAVALTQALAKHTGLKEDQFIYGCGSDEIIALITRAFLLPGEESIMADQTFSVYKSNVEIEGAVAVEVPLRDGVHDLEAMLSQINDRTKMIWVCNPNNPTGTIVPEAELIAFLDRVPKHVMVVLDEAYFEFVTDSTYPDGIRLLPAYENLVVLRTFSKIYGLASLRIGYGMGAVATIRLINQVREPFNTSRVAQAAAVAALEDQDFVQECRDRNAEGRAYLQNELKRLGLESFPAHGNFIMLDVRRPSGEVFQELLRRGVIIRAGHHKYPTYIRVSVGSQPQNEWFIRALEQVLGAEAAKARL; this is encoded by the coding sequence ATGCAACCTAAACCGCATATTGTACATTTGCCGGTATATCAACCCGGTAAACCGATTGAAGATGTGAAGCGTGAGCTGGGACTTGATGAAGTGATCAAGCTCGCCTCGAATGAAAATCCGTATGGCAGCTCTCCTAAGGTACTGCAGGCCATTCAGGAGGAATTTGCGAATATTAGTGTATATCCTGACGGCAGCGCGGTAGCTTTAACACAGGCGCTGGCTAAACATACGGGCTTGAAAGAGGATCAGTTTATTTATGGCTGTGGCTCTGACGAGATTATCGCGTTGATTACACGTGCTTTTCTTCTTCCAGGGGAAGAAAGTATCATGGCCGATCAGACCTTCTCCGTATACAAGAGCAATGTGGAAATTGAGGGAGCGGTTGCTGTTGAGGTGCCTTTGCGTGACGGGGTGCATGATCTGGAAGCCATGTTGTCTCAGATTAACGACCGTACGAAAATGATCTGGGTCTGTAATCCGAACAACCCGACAGGCACGATTGTACCTGAAGCAGAGCTGATCGCATTTTTGGATCGGGTGCCGAAGCATGTTATGGTTGTGCTGGATGAGGCGTATTTCGAGTTTGTGACGGATAGTACTTATCCAGACGGTATTCGTTTGTTGCCAGCCTATGAAAATCTGGTTGTATTGCGCACTTTCTCCAAAATCTACGGTCTGGCATCGCTTCGCATCGGATATGGCATGGGAGCTGTGGCAACGATTCGCCTGATTAATCAAGTTCGTGAGCCGTTCAATACTTCGCGGGTAGCACAGGCGGCGGCGGTTGCGGCGTTGGAAGATCAGGATTTTGTGCAGGAATGTCGTGATCGCAACGCAGAGGGCAGAGCCTATTTGCAAAATGAGTTGAAGCGCCTTGGACTGGAATCTTTTCCGGCACATGGTAATTTTATTATGCTGGATGTACGTCGCCCGTCAGGTGAGGTATTTCAGGAGTTGCTTCGTAGAGGCGTGATTATTCGCGCTGGTCATCACAAATATCCGACATACATTAGGGTGTCGGTTGGATCACAGCCGCAAAATGAGTGGTTTATCCGTGCGCTGGAACAGGTCCTTGGGGCGGAAGCGGCGAAAGCGCGTCTATAA